The following are from one region of the Mycolicibacterium helvum genome:
- a CDS encoding DUF881 domain-containing protein encodes MTDSAGQDAGEDTREDVATEHGRHELPGPTPPPARWPRSRTQLVFGVLGVLLCLVLGIGIATQVRQTESGDALDTARPADLLVLLGSLQQREAALNTEVAELQRTLTAMQTAGSSDQAAIQNAQARLAALSIMIGTVGATGPGVSITIDDPGPGVAPETMLDVINELRAAGAEAMEIRSGQRAVRIGVDSWVVGSPGALEIDTQTLSPPYSVLAIGDPPTLAAAMNIPGGAVDSVERVGGQMTVSQSDRLDITTLRQPKARQYAQPVK; translated from the coding sequence GTGACCGACAGCGCCGGGCAGGACGCGGGGGAGGACACGCGGGAGGACGTGGCGACCGAGCATGGGCGCCACGAACTCCCTGGCCCCACACCGCCTCCGGCGCGATGGCCCCGCAGCCGCACTCAGCTGGTGTTCGGCGTGCTGGGCGTGTTGCTGTGTCTGGTGCTTGGCATCGGCATCGCCACCCAAGTCCGGCAAACCGAGTCCGGCGACGCGCTGGACACCGCGCGCCCGGCCGATCTCCTGGTCCTACTGGGCTCACTGCAGCAGCGTGAGGCGGCGCTCAACACCGAGGTGGCCGAGCTACAGCGAACTCTTACCGCGATGCAGACCGCAGGCAGCAGTGACCAGGCGGCCATCCAGAACGCCCAGGCCAGGCTGGCCGCGCTATCGATCATGATCGGCACCGTCGGCGCCACCGGGCCCGGGGTGAGCATCACCATCGACGATCCCGGACCCGGCGTTGCGCCGGAAACCATGCTTGATGTCATCAACGAACTGCGCGCCGCCGGGGCCGAAGCCATGGAGATCCGGTCCGGGCAGCGGGCGGTGCGGATCGGGGTGGACAGCTGGGTAGTCGGCAGCCCCGGCGCACTGGAGATCGACACGCAAACTTTGAGCCCGCCGTATTCTGTTCTGGCCATTGGTGATCCACCCACCCTGGCTGCGGCGATGAACATCCCGGGCGGCGCCGTCGACAGCGTCGAGCGAGTCGGCGGGCAAATGACCGTCTCGCAATCCGACCGGCTGGACATCACCACCTTGCGGCAACCGAAAGCCCGCCAATACGCTCAGCCCGTCAAATGA
- a CDS encoding DUF881 domain-containing protein, translating into MPAPNSALGGYDPLAGRSERHGLHAYPAGADRVPTLIPLPGLLRSLLTEHLDPGYAAAAAERERTGRSRRPIATRGWQALAALLIAAVFAAAVAQARTTAPGVNAAQQVLAASVRSAEGTTDRLTHRRDELATQADDIQRRQLRDDTTGRDLLSRLDALSLAAATTAVIGPGLTITVTDPGMGRGLSDVANQRVPGSRQVILDRDLQLVVNSLWASGAEAISVGGVRMGPNVTIRQAGGAILVDNHPISSPYTILAVGPPNGMRDTFDHSSGLQRLRLLEASYGVGVSVASGDGLSLPAGAVREIKFAKQIGS; encoded by the coding sequence ATGCCCGCGCCTAACAGCGCGCTGGGCGGCTACGACCCGCTGGCCGGCCGCAGCGAACGCCACGGCCTGCACGCCTACCCGGCTGGCGCCGACCGCGTGCCGACGCTGATCCCGCTGCCGGGGCTACTGCGGTCGCTGCTGACCGAACACCTCGACCCCGGATATGCCGCGGCGGCCGCCGAACGGGAGCGCACCGGCCGCTCCCGCCGCCCCATCGCCACCCGCGGGTGGCAGGCGCTGGCCGCCCTGCTGATCGCTGCGGTGTTTGCCGCCGCGGTGGCGCAGGCGCGGACCACCGCTCCCGGTGTCAACGCAGCCCAACAGGTACTCGCCGCCAGCGTGCGATCCGCTGAGGGCACCACCGACCGGCTCACTCACCGCCGCGATGAGCTGGCCACCCAGGCCGACGACATTCAGCGCCGCCAGTTGCGTGACGACACCACCGGGCGAGACCTGCTCAGCCGGCTCGATGCGCTGAGTCTGGCCGCGGCCACCACCGCCGTCATCGGCCCCGGTCTGACCATCACGGTCACCGACCCCGGGATGGGGCGGGGCCTCTCCGATGTCGCCAACCAGCGGGTGCCCGGCAGCCGCCAAGTCATCCTTGATCGCGATCTGCAGCTCGTGGTGAACTCGCTGTGGGCCAGTGGGGCCGAAGCGATCTCGGTCGGCGGCGTGCGAATGGGGCCCAACGTGACGATCCGCCAAGCGGGTGGCGCCATCCTGGTCGACAATCATCCGATCAGCAGCCCGTACACGATTCTCGCGGTGGGACCGCCGAACGGGATGCGGGATACCTTCGACCACAGCAGCGGCCTGCAGCGGCTGCGACTGCTGGAGGCGTCCTACGGTGTCGGGGTGAGCGTGGCCAGCGGTGACGGCCTGTCGTTGCCCGCCGGCGCAGTCCGAGAGATTAAATTTGCCAAGCAGATCGGGTCATAG
- a CDS encoding small basic family protein, giving the protein MIGIAALIVGIVLGLVLHPSVPEVIQPYLPIAVVAALDAVFGGLRAYLEKIFDPKVFVVSFVFNVLVAALIVYVGDQLGVGTQLSTAIIVVLGIRIFGNAAALRRKLFGA; this is encoded by the coding sequence ATGATTGGAATCGCCGCACTCATCGTCGGCATCGTGCTGGGCCTGGTGCTGCATCCCAGCGTCCCCGAAGTCATCCAGCCCTACCTGCCGATCGCCGTCGTCGCCGCGCTGGACGCCGTGTTCGGCGGTTTGCGGGCCTACCTGGAGAAGATCTTCGACCCCAAGGTGTTCGTCGTCTCGTTCGTGTTCAACGTGCTCGTCGCCGCGCTGATCGTCTACGTGGGCGATCAGCTGGGCGTGGGCACCCAGCTGTCGACGGCGATCATCGTCGTGCTGGGCATCCGCATCTTCGGTAACGCCGCGGCATTGCGGCGCAAGCTGTTCGGGGCGTGA
- a CDS encoding CDP-alcohol phosphatidyltransferase family protein: MTRHGRDRVLTIPNVLSVIRLVLVPVFLYLLLVTHAYALAVAILMFSGFSDWADGKIARLVANQSSRLGELLDPLVDRIYMITVPLGLGAAGVVPWWLVITLIGRDLVLAATLPIVRSRGLTALPVTYIGKAATFALMSGFPLVLLGQWDALWSRVIGACGWGFLIWGVGMYLWSAVLYLLQVRLVVTTLPRAGVSDARA; the protein is encoded by the coding sequence ATGACGCGCCACGGCCGCGATCGGGTGCTGACGATCCCGAACGTCCTGTCGGTCATCCGGCTCGTCCTGGTGCCGGTATTCCTGTACCTGCTGCTGGTCACCCACGCTTACGCACTCGCGGTGGCGATCCTCATGTTCAGCGGATTCTCCGACTGGGCCGATGGCAAGATCGCGCGGCTGGTGGCCAACCAGTCGTCACGGCTGGGGGAGTTGCTCGACCCGCTGGTCGACCGGATCTACATGATCACCGTTCCCCTGGGCCTCGGCGCGGCGGGCGTCGTGCCGTGGTGGCTGGTGATCACGCTGATCGGCCGTGACCTCGTGCTGGCCGCAACGCTGCCAATAGTGCGCAGCCGCGGGCTGACCGCGCTTCCGGTCACCTACATCGGTAAGGCAGCGACGTTCGCGCTGATGTCGGGCTTCCCCCTGGTGCTGCTGGGGCAGTGGGATGCCCTGTGGAGCCGGGTGATCGGCGCCTGCGGCTGGGGATTCCTGATCTGGGGCGTCGGCATGTACCTGTGGTCTGCGGTCCTCTATCTGCTGCAGGTACGCCTGGTGGTGACCACGTTGCCCAGGGCAGGCGTCAGCGATGCCCGCGCCTAA
- the gcvP gene encoding aminomethyl-transferring glycine dehydrogenase, whose translation MSDHTQPTFADRHIGPDSDAVTTMLDVIGVGSLDDLAAKALPAGILDALANGLAPGLDQLPAAVSEHEALAELRALADTNTIAVSMIGQGYYDTLTPPVLLRNILENPAWYTAYTPYQPEISQGRLEALLNFQTMIADLTGLDLANASMLDEATAAAEAMTLMHRGTRGPANRLAVDEDLFAQTAAILATRAEPLGIEIVTADLRNGLPEGEFFGVIAQLPGASGRVTDWSKLVEQAHERGALVALGTDLLAVTLIAPPGEFGADVAYGSAQRFGVPMGFGGPHAGFLAVHSKHARQLPGRLVGVSVDSDGAAAYRLSLQTREQHIRRDKATSNICTAQVLLAVMAAMYASYHGPEGLTGIARRVHGHARSLAAGLSAAGVDVVHDTFFDTVLAHVPSRAAAVQAEAKGRGINIWRVDADHVSITCDEATTAAHVALVLEAFTGAAPVAGNYAGPEIDSRTSEFLTHPAFHRYRTETEMMRYLRALADKDIALDRSMIPLGSCTMKLNAVAEMESITWPEFGRQHPFAPAGDTPGLRKLIADLETWLTGLTGYDAISLQPNAGSQGEYAGLLAIRDYHMSRGDSGRDVCLIPSSAHGTNAASAAMAGMRVVVVACRENGDVDLDDLRAKVTEHAERLAALMITYPSTHGVYEHDIADVCAAVHDAGGQVYIDGANLNALVGLARPGKFGGDVSHLNLHKTFCIPHGGGGPGVGPVAVRSHLAGFLPGHPLAEELPKGHAVSAAPYGSASILPITWAYIRMMGGDGLRNATLTAIASANYIARRLDEYYPVLYTGESGMVAHECILDLRGITKATGVTVDDVAKRLADFGFHAPTMSFPVAGTLMVEPTESESLAEVDAFCEAMIAIRAEIDKVGSGDWPADDNPLHNAPHTAECLLVDEWTHPYTRERAAYPLGKQFRPKVWVPVRRIDGAYGDRNLVCSCPPVEAFA comes from the coding sequence GTGTCCGATCACACCCAGCCCACGTTCGCCGATCGTCATATCGGACCGGACTCCGACGCGGTTACGACCATGCTCGACGTCATCGGCGTCGGCTCGCTCGACGACCTGGCCGCCAAGGCGCTGCCAGCCGGAATCCTCGACGCGCTCGCAAACGGCCTGGCGCCCGGCCTCGATCAGCTGCCCGCCGCGGTCAGCGAGCATGAGGCGCTGGCCGAGCTGCGGGCACTGGCCGACACCAACACGATCGCCGTGTCGATGATCGGGCAGGGCTATTACGACACTCTGACGCCGCCGGTGTTGCTGCGCAACATCCTGGAGAACCCGGCCTGGTACACCGCCTACACGCCCTACCAGCCGGAGATCAGCCAGGGTCGGCTGGAGGCGCTGCTGAATTTCCAGACCATGATCGCCGATCTCACCGGGTTGGATCTGGCCAACGCCTCGATGCTCGATGAGGCCACCGCCGCCGCCGAGGCGATGACGCTGATGCACCGCGGGACGCGGGGGCCGGCCAACCGGCTGGCAGTCGACGAAGACCTGTTCGCACAGACCGCGGCCATTCTGGCGACCCGCGCGGAGCCGCTGGGCATCGAGATCGTCACCGCCGACCTGCGCAACGGGCTGCCCGAAGGTGAGTTCTTCGGTGTCATCGCACAGCTGCCCGGTGCGAGCGGGCGAGTGACAGACTGGTCGAAGCTGGTCGAGCAGGCCCACGAGCGCGGGGCGCTGGTGGCGCTGGGCACCGACTTGCTGGCGGTGACGCTCATCGCCCCGCCGGGGGAGTTCGGCGCCGACGTGGCCTACGGCAGTGCCCAACGATTCGGTGTGCCAATGGGATTCGGCGGTCCGCACGCCGGTTTTCTTGCGGTGCACTCCAAGCATGCGCGCCAGCTCCCCGGCCGGCTGGTGGGGGTGTCGGTCGACAGCGACGGCGCAGCGGCGTACCGGCTTTCGCTGCAGACCCGCGAACAGCACATCCGCCGCGACAAGGCGACGTCCAATATCTGTACCGCGCAGGTGTTGCTGGCGGTGATGGCGGCGATGTACGCCAGCTACCACGGCCCTGAGGGCTTGACCGGGATCGCCCGGCGCGTGCATGGTCACGCCCGGTCGCTGGCCGCCGGCCTGAGTGCGGCCGGCGTCGACGTTGTGCACGACACCTTCTTCGACACCGTGTTGGCGCATGTCCCAAGCCGGGCCGCCGCGGTGCAGGCCGAGGCCAAGGGCCGCGGCATCAATATCTGGCGGGTGGACGCCGACCACGTGTCGATCACCTGCGACGAGGCCACCACGGCCGCACACGTCGCACTGGTGCTCGAGGCCTTCACCGGAGCCGCCCCGGTGGCTGGAAACTACGCGGGTCCTGAGATCGATTCGCGGACAAGTGAATTCCTCACTCACCCGGCGTTCCATCGGTACCGCACCGAGACGGAGATGATGCGCTACCTGCGCGCGCTCGCCGATAAGGACATTGCACTGGACCGCAGCATGATTCCGCTGGGCTCCTGCACGATGAAGCTCAACGCCGTCGCCGAGATGGAGTCGATCACCTGGCCCGAATTCGGCCGCCAGCACCCGTTCGCGCCGGCCGGCGACACCCCCGGGCTGCGCAAGCTGATCGCCGACCTGGAGACGTGGTTGACGGGTCTCACCGGATACGACGCAATCTCGTTGCAGCCCAACGCCGGATCGCAGGGTGAGTACGCGGGTCTGCTGGCCATCCGCGACTACCACATGAGCCGCGGCGACAGCGGTCGAGATGTCTGCCTGATCCCGTCGAGCGCGCACGGCACCAACGCCGCTTCGGCGGCCATGGCCGGCATGCGGGTGGTCGTGGTGGCCTGCCGGGAGAACGGCGATGTCGACCTTGACGACCTGCGTGCCAAGGTCACCGAGCATGCCGAGCGGCTAGCCGCGCTGATGATCACCTACCCGTCCACGCACGGGGTGTACGAACACGACATCGCCGATGTCTGCGCGGCGGTGCACGACGCCGGCGGGCAGGTCTACATCGACGGCGCCAACCTCAACGCTCTGGTGGGGCTGGCCCGGCCGGGCAAGTTCGGCGGCGACGTCAGCCACCTGAATCTGCACAAGACGTTCTGCATCCCGCACGGCGGCGGCGGTCCCGGCGTCGGGCCAGTGGCGGTGCGTTCCCACCTGGCGGGGTTCCTGCCGGGCCACCCGCTGGCCGAGGAGCTGCCGAAGGGGCACGCGGTGTCGGCGGCACCGTACGGCTCGGCATCGATCCTGCCGATCACCTGGGCATACATCCGGATGATGGGCGGCGACGGCCTGCGCAACGCGACTCTGACGGCGATCGCGTCGGCCAATTACATCGCCCGACGCCTCGATGAGTACTACCCGGTGCTGTACACCGGCGAGAGCGGCATGGTGGCCCATGAGTGCATCCTCGATCTGCGCGGCATCACCAAGGCCACCGGTGTCACTGTCGACGATGTGGCGAAGCGGCTGGCGGACTTCGGTTTTCATGCGCCGACGATGAGCTTCCCGGTGGCGGGCACGCTCATGGTGGAGCCTACCGAGAGCGAAAGTCTGGCCGAGGTGGACGCATTCTGCGAAGCGATGATCGCCATTCGTGCCGAGATCGACAAGGTCGGGTCGGGCGACTGGCCCGCTGACGACAATCCGCTGCACAACGCACCGCACACCGCCGAGTGCCTGCTGGTCGACGAGTGGACACATCCGTACACCCGCGAGCGGGCGGCCTATCCGCTGGGCAAGCAGTTCCGCCCGAAGGTGTGGGTGCCGGTGCGCCGCATCGACGGGGCGTACGGCGACCGCAACCTGGTGTGCTCGTGCCCGCCGGTGGAGGCCTTCGCCTGA
- the garA gene encoding glycogen accumulation regulator GarA has protein sequence MTDKDQNSGADQTSEEVTVETTSVFRADFLNELDAPAAASGDNAVSGVEGLPVGSALLVVKRGPNAGSRFLLDQPTTSAGRHPDSDIFLDDVTVSRRHAEFRLDGNEFQVVDVGSLNGTYVNREPVDSATLANGDEVQIGKFRLVFLTGPKPSDDEGGPGS, from the coding sequence GTGACGGACAAGGACCAGAACTCTGGGGCGGACCAGACGTCTGAGGAAGTCACCGTGGAGACGACATCCGTCTTCCGCGCGGACTTCCTCAACGAGCTGGACGCCCCGGCGGCGGCCAGCGGCGACAACGCAGTATCCGGGGTGGAGGGTCTCCCGGTCGGCTCGGCGCTGCTGGTTGTCAAGCGCGGACCGAATGCGGGCTCGCGGTTCCTCCTGGACCAGCCGACGACGTCGGCCGGTCGCCATCCGGACTCCGACATCTTCCTCGATGACGTGACCGTCAGCCGTCGGCATGCCGAGTTCCGGTTGGACGGCAACGAATTCCAGGTCGTCGACGTCGGCAGCCTCAACGGCACCTACGTCAACCGGGAACCGGTCGATTCGGCCACGCTTGCCAATGGCGACGAGGTCCAGATCGGCAAGTTCCGGCTGGTGTTCCTCACCGGACCCAAGCCGTCCGACGACGAAGGTGGTCCGGGAAGCTAG
- the ftsR gene encoding transcriptional regulator FtsR, with product MMQPDTPALAGMSIGAVLDLLRPDFPDVTISKIRFLEAEGLVTPERSASGYRRFTAYDCARLRFILTAQRDHYLPLKVIKAQLDALPDGELPHVGSPYAVPRLVTVSGDSADDDDAARTQVRLSREDLLERSGVDEELVVALCKAGVITTGPGGLFDEHSVVIAQCARALGEYGVEPRHLRAFRSAADRQSDLIAQIAGPVGKASKTGARDRADDLAREVAALAITLHTSLIKSAVRDVLDR from the coding sequence ATGATGCAGCCCGATACTCCCGCGCTCGCCGGGATGTCTATCGGAGCGGTCCTGGACCTGCTGCGACCGGACTTCCCGGACGTGACGATCTCCAAGATTCGATTCTTGGAAGCCGAAGGTCTGGTCACGCCGGAGCGCAGCGCATCGGGATATCGGCGGTTCACCGCGTACGACTGCGCCAGGTTGAGGTTCATCCTGACCGCGCAGCGCGACCATTACCTGCCGCTGAAGGTCATCAAGGCACAGCTCGATGCCCTGCCTGACGGCGAACTGCCGCACGTCGGATCGCCTTACGCCGTACCGCGATTGGTGACGGTCTCGGGTGACTCCGCGGACGACGACGACGCCGCACGCACCCAGGTTCGCCTGAGCCGAGAAGACCTGCTGGAGCGATCCGGGGTCGACGAGGAGCTGGTGGTTGCACTGTGCAAGGCAGGCGTGATCACCACCGGCCCGGGCGGGTTGTTCGACGAACACTCGGTGGTCATCGCGCAGTGCGCGCGGGCACTGGGGGAGTACGGCGTCGAACCGCGGCACCTGCGGGCATTCCGGTCGGCAGCCGACCGCCAATCCGACCTGATCGCCCAGATCGCCGGCCCGGTGGGCAAGGCGTCAAAGACCGGTGCCCGCGACCGCGCCGACGACTTGGCGCGCGAAGTCGCGGCCCTGGCAATCACGTTGCACACGTCGCTGATCAAGTCCGCTGTACGAGACGTTCTCGACCGCTGA
- the gcvH gene encoding glycine cleavage system protein GcvH, which produces MSEIPADLHYTAEHEWVQRTGGDTVRVGITDFAQSSLGDVVYVQLPDVGSAVTAGESFGEVESTKSVSDLYAPVTAKVIAVNGDLEANPGLVNSDPYGQGWLLDLQVDGDTLDQGLAALLDADAYRGTVTE; this is translated from the coding sequence GTGAGCGAAATCCCAGCCGATCTGCACTACACCGCCGAACACGAGTGGGTGCAGCGCACCGGTGGCGACACCGTGCGCGTCGGCATCACCGACTTCGCCCAGTCCTCGCTGGGCGACGTGGTGTATGTGCAGCTACCCGACGTCGGCAGCGCTGTCACCGCCGGTGAGTCGTTTGGCGAGGTCGAGTCGACGAAGTCGGTCTCGGACCTCTACGCTCCCGTCACCGCCAAAGTGATTGCGGTCAACGGCGATCTGGAGGCAAACCCCGGGCTGGTGAACTCGGACCCCTACGGTCAGGGGTGGTTGTTGGACTTGCAGGTCGACGGCGATACCCTCGACCAGGGGTTGGCGGCGTTGCTTGATGCGGACGCCTATCGGGGCACAGTGACCGAATGA
- a CDS encoding alpha/beta fold hydrolase has protein sequence MLSTSAGSVFVRSQPGRGPAVLLLHGFPSSSYDFRGVVDRLGDRAWLTLDFLGFGLSDKPRPHRYSLLEQADIVQQAVADVAPGPVVLLAHDMGTSVATELLARDVSGTLPFEIQRAVLTNGSVIIERASLRPSQKILRGPFGPVLARLTNERGFLRGFAKLFSPAHPLSDGEAQAQWALLARDNGHRILNLLCAYLDERVRFAPRWHGAVRDWDKPLGFLWATGDPVATTNVLAGLRELRPAAEVIELPGIGHYPQIEVPDEFTAGAKRLLDLD, from the coding sequence ATGCTGTCCACCAGCGCGGGGTCGGTATTCGTGCGATCCCAGCCCGGAAGGGGCCCCGCTGTCCTTCTGCTGCATGGTTTTCCATCCAGCTCCTACGACTTCCGCGGCGTCGTCGACCGGCTCGGTGACCGGGCCTGGCTGACCCTGGACTTTCTGGGCTTCGGACTGTCCGACAAGCCCCGGCCGCACCGCTACAGCCTGCTCGAGCAAGCTGACATCGTGCAGCAGGCGGTCGCCGACGTCGCGCCCGGCCCGGTGGTGCTGCTCGCCCACGACATGGGCACGTCGGTGGCCACCGAACTGCTGGCCCGCGACGTCTCAGGCACGCTGCCCTTCGAGATCCAGCGGGCCGTGCTCACCAACGGCAGCGTCATCATCGAGCGAGCCAGCCTGCGGCCGAGCCAGAAGATCCTGCGCGGCCCGTTCGGCCCTGTTCTCGCCAGGCTGACCAACGAACGCGGTTTCCTGCGCGGTTTCGCCAAGCTGTTCAGCCCCGCGCACCCGCTGTCCGACGGGGAGGCCCAGGCGCAGTGGGCACTGCTGGCTCGCGACAACGGCCATCGCATTCTCAACCTGCTGTGCGCCTACCTCGACGAGCGGGTGCGCTTCGCGCCACGTTGGCACGGAGCCGTACGCGACTGGGACAAGCCGCTGGGATTCCTCTGGGCCACCGGCGATCCCGTCGCCACCACCAACGTGCTGGCCGGCCTGCGGGAGCTGCGGCCCGCCGCCGAGGTGATTGAACTGCCCGGCATCGGCCACTACCCGCAGATCGAGGTGCCCGACGAGTTCACCGCCGGCGCAAAGCGGTTACTGGACCTCGATTAG
- a CDS encoding bifunctional nuclease family protein, which translates to MGEVRVVGIRVEQPQNQPVLLLRESNGDRYLPIWIGQSEATAIALEQQGVEHSRPLTHDLIRDLIGALGHSLKEVRIVDLREGTFYADLIFDRDIKVSARPSDSVAIALRMGVPIYVEEAVLAEAGLLIPDESDEESTGAVREDEVEKFKEFLDSVSPDDFKAT; encoded by the coding sequence ATGGGTGAGGTTCGTGTGGTCGGCATCCGCGTCGAGCAGCCCCAGAACCAGCCGGTTTTGCTGCTGCGGGAATCCAACGGCGACCGCTACCTGCCCATCTGGATCGGCCAGTCCGAAGCCACCGCGATCGCGCTGGAACAGCAGGGCGTCGAGCATTCTCGGCCGCTCACCCATGACCTGATCCGTGATCTCATTGGCGCACTTGGGCATTCACTCAAGGAAGTGCGCATCGTGGATTTACGGGAAGGTACCTTCTACGCCGATTTGATCTTCGACCGCGATATCAAGGTCTCGGCCCGCCCGTCGGACTCGGTGGCGATCGCCCTGCGGATGGGGGTGCCCATCTATGTGGAAGAGGCCGTGCTGGCCGAGGCCGGGCTGCTGATTCCCGACGAGAGCGACGAGGAGTCCACCGGTGCCGTCCGCGAGGACGAGGTCGAGAAATTCAAGGAGTTTCTCGACAGCGTGTCCCCGGACGATTTCAAGGCGACCTGA
- a CDS encoding MerR family transcriptional regulator, with protein sequence MGEQPRQGQLDLAGATSGSFKADSAVGAPVGESVQPGLFPDDSVPDELVGYRGPSACQIAGITYRQLDYWARTSLVVPSIRGAAGSGSQRLYSFKDILVLKIVKRLLDTGISLHNIRVAVDHLRQRGVQDLANITLFSDGTTVYECTSAEEVVDLLQGGQGVFGIAVSGAMRELSGAIADFPGERADGGESIASPEDELASRRKSRDRKIG encoded by the coding sequence GTGGGCGAGCAGCCACGTCAGGGACAGTTGGACCTTGCCGGCGCGACGTCTGGTTCTTTCAAGGCGGATTCGGCCGTCGGCGCACCGGTCGGTGAGTCAGTGCAGCCAGGCCTGTTCCCCGATGATTCGGTGCCCGACGAACTCGTCGGCTACCGCGGCCCAAGTGCCTGCCAGATCGCCGGAATCACCTACCGCCAGTTGGACTACTGGGCCCGCACCTCGCTGGTGGTGCCATCCATCCGCGGCGCGGCCGGGTCCGGCAGCCAGCGGCTGTACTCGTTCAAAGACATCCTCGTTCTCAAGATCGTCAAGCGTCTACTCGACACCGGCATCTCGTTGCACAACATCCGGGTCGCCGTCGATCATCTGCGGCAGCGCGGCGTGCAGGACCTGGCCAACATCACGCTGTTCTCGGACGGCACAACGGTCTACGAGTGCACGTCCGCCGAAGAAGTTGTCGACCTTTTGCAGGGTGGGCAGGGTGTGTTCGGCATCGCGGTCAGTGGTGCGATGCGGGAACTCTCCGGTGCCATCGCGGACTTCCCCGGCGAGCGTGCCGACGGCGGCGAATCGATCGCCTCGCCCGAAGACGAGCTGGCCTCGCGGCGTAAGAGCCGCGACCGCAAGATCGGCTAG